GCGACCAAATGCATCTGCCAGCAGACCAGCAATCGGCACCATCACGCCGAAACCAATCACTGCCATCATTAGCATCCACAGCACTTCGTTGCGCGGCAGACCGAGGCCAATCGGCGCGGCGGCGGTGCTGAAGGTCATGGAGTAGACGGTCATAATGTAAAACAGCGTATAGGTCGCCAGCATGATGAATGTGCCGAGAACGGTCACGCGGACGTGCTTCGTCAGCAGAGTGCCTAACGGGATTTTCACCTGTTTCTTGGCGGCGGCGACTTTAGCGAACACCGGCGACTCGTGCAGCGAAACGCGGACATACAGGCCGATGATCACCAGCACGGCGGAGAAGATAAACGGCATACGCCAGCCCCATTCCATAAACTGCTGGTCGGTCAGCAGCCAGGAGAGCAGCAGGAAGGTGCCGTTAGCGAAGAAGAAGCCGATGGGCGCACCCAGTTGCGGGAAAGAGCCGTACAGCGCGCGCTTGCGCGGTGGGGCGTTTTCCGTAGCCAGCAGCGCCGCGCCGCCCCACTCACCGCCAAGGCCGAGGCCCTGACCGAAGCGCGCCAGCGCCAGCAGTACCGGGGCCATAATGCCAATGGTTTCATAGCCCGGCAGCAGGCCGATAACCACGGTAGAGATCCCCATCGTTAGCAGCGAGGCCACCAGCGTCGCTTTACGGCCTACGCGGTCGCCAAAGTGACCAAATACCGCGGAACCAATAGGACGGGCAATAAAGGCGATCGCGAAGGTCGCCAGCGATTGTAGCGTCGCGGCAGCGGGGTCGCCCTGCGGGAAGAAAATGTGCGGAAATACAATAACCGCCGCGGTGGCATAAATATAGAAGTCGAAGAACTCAATGGCGGTACCGATGAGTGAGGCGACGACGACTTTATTGCGTGAGTTAACCGGTACGGTTTCCTGCGCGTTGTCGAGTGTTGTGGCTGTGGCTTGCATAGATCTTTCTTATTTTTTGCGAACGAAAGGCCATATAGCCACAGCCTTGGGGACATTTCAATCTGTAACAAGTCGCGAGATAGCCTAAAAAAGAGGCAAAAAGTGAATAATTTCTGCACCAGAAGAATAAGTTCTATGAAATGTTTCACATAATTAAAATAATGGTTGATAAAACCAGATTTAGGTTAAATAAAAGTTACATGTTGGATTTATCTGCTGAAATGATGGGTTGGGCTGAATTTTGCGACTTAATTCAGCCCAATGATTGCTCAATCGTGGGTTTTACCCGGCATTCGGCGGTCATCTTTATACTCGGCGGTGGCAATCCATGCGGCGCAGAAAAGCGTCAACCGGGCGAAGAAATAGAAGAAGGCCATTATCCCCAGTACCGAGCCAAACGCCGCGCCGGAAGGGGATTTCACTAGCGCAGGTAGCGTCCAGGTCATGATGATTTTGATTATCTCAAAGCCAATAGCCGCAATCAGGGTACCGCGAATCAGGGCCTTGCGGCGGGGACGATGGCGCGGGAGCCGCCAAAATATCCAGAAAAATAATAGATAGTTGGCGAAAATGGATATCGCCAGGCCAATCAGCCGCCATGCTGGTTTCAGCCACTCAATGCTATCGAGATAGAGCGCCGAAATAATCATTTGCTGGGCCGAGCCTGCGACTGAGGTGATTGATAAGGTAATCACCAGCGCAACCAGCAGGCCTACTAGCGAGATAAGATCGCGGAAGTATTTTACCCAAATCTTCTCCTGATCTTGTGGTGTGCGTTCCCAGACGTCGCGCGACTGGGCGCGAATCGCTTCGCGCAGGTTGCCCATCCAGTTAATCCCGGAGTAGAGCGCCACCAGCAGGCCGACGATACCGACGGTGGTACGCTGCTGCACGGCGGTGCTGATGGTATTTTTCAGCGTTGCCGCCAGCATCGGGTCGCTAACGTTGAGCAGGATTTTATCGAAAATATCCTGTAGCAGCGTGGGGTGCGAGGCCAGAACAAAACCAGCGGCTGCGAAAGAGACCATCAGAATGGGGATCATCGATAAAAACGAGAAGTAGGTGATTGCCGCGCCAAACTGATTGCCAAGCCGGTCGTTGAAGCGTTCAGCTGCGCGGATCAGATGCGCAATAATGGGGTTGCGCTGAACTTTTTCTGCTGTCCCGGTGACGCTTTTCAGCGCCTGATTGGCTTTTTTGGCGACGCTGGAGTCGTTGATCGCAGCGAGGGTGCTTTTGTTTTTTTCCGGCTGTTGGCCCAGATCCTGGGTCGGGCGTTGAGCGTCGTTTTCCGGCGTCATAAGTTATTTCATCCTTCATCTTTACAGCGGTATTCATCAAAATTATATACGTAAAATCGCTGATGAGGCGTTGAAGGGGCAACGGGGCATGAATCATTCGGATTAATCAACATAGTTTTTCATCAGTCCGCCCAGCCACTCCATAAACAGATGCACCCGGCGTGAAAGATGACGCCGGTGCGGGTAGAGCAACGAAACTGGCAGCGGTTCGGCGCGATAGTGGGGCAGAATTTCAATCAGCTCACCGGTGCGCAGCATCTCGCGAACGCCGGTACGTGGCACCTGAATAATCCCCAGTCCTGCCAGACACGATGCCTGATAAGTCTCGGTACTATTGACGGTGAGCACGCCGCCAGTTTTGACCCAGCGAACCACGCCGTCGCTGACCACTTCAAACCCCAGCGGGCGAACTCCCAGGTTGCTGGCGTAGTGGATCAACGCATGATCGGCCAGATCGTCGAGCGATTGCGGGTAGCCGAATCGCGTCAGATACTGCGGGCTGGCGCAGTTGATTTGCGTTAATTTCCCCAGCGGACGAGCGATGAGACCGGAGTCTTTCAGCGTGCCGACGCGCACCACACAGTCAAATCCTTCACGAACCACATCAACCAGCCGATCGCTGCTGCTCAGTTCCAGTTCGATACCGGGGTACTGTTGCAAAAATCCCGGTAGTTGCGGAATGACCAGCCTTTTAGCCAGACTTACCGGCATATCTACCCGCAGGCGTCCGCTGATGCTGGAGGGGTCAAGCTGGAACATGCCGTCCAGTTCGTCGAGGTTGCTAAGCAGATCCCTTGCGCGTTCGTAATAGACCATACCGTCCTGAGTGAGCTGCACCCGGCGGGTCGTGCGGTGCAGCAGGCGAGTGCCAAGGTGGCTCTCCAGCGCCTGAATCTGACGCGATACGCTACCTTTAGGCAGGCCGAGGGTATCGGCGGCGCGAGAAAAACTCTCCAGTTCAGCTACCCGAATAAACAACTGCATTGCGTGAATTTTATCCATCCCGGAAGCCTATTGTTGTTTATATTGAAACAGTAAAACGTAATCTAGCGTATTTATTGTATTTATTGCATCTAATAAGCTCTTCAGCCATACAAACACAATGGTGAAGGGGTTTTCTGATGACACAACGTATTGCTTTAGTGACCGGCGGCAGCCGTGGATTGGGAAAAAATGCCGCGCTGAAGCTGGCAGCGAAGGGAACCGATATTATTCTGACTTACCACAGCAACTCGCAGGCGGCGCTGGAAGTTGTCGCAGAAATTGAGCGAACAGGCGTGAAAGCTGCGGCATTACCTTTAAACGTCGGTGATGTTAGCAGTTTTGAAAGCTTTGCTCAGAAGGTGGCGGAATTACTTCAGCAGCGCTGGCAGCGCGACACCTTCGACTATTTATTGAACAATGCCGGTATCGGTCTGAACGTTGCTTTTGCGCAGACCAGCGAAGCCCAGTTTGATGAGCTGATGAACATCCAGTTTAAGGGACCGTTTTTCCTCACCCAGCGCCTGCTGCCGTTATTGCAGGATGGGGGGCGTATTCTTAATGTTTCCAGTGGGCTGGCGCGTTTTGCTCTGCCAGGCTATGCGGCTTATGCCTCAATGAAGGGGGCGATGGAAGTGCTGACACGCTATCAGGCAAAAGAACTCGGAGCGCGGGGAATATCGGTCAATATCATCGCTCCAGGCGCGATTGAAACCGATTTTGGCGGCGGCGTGGTGCGGGATAATGCGCAGGTCAACCAGCATATCGCCGCGCAAACGGCGCTGGGAAGAGTCGGTCTGCCGGATGATATCGGCGATGCCATTGCCGCGTTGCTGAGTGACGATCTTCACTGGATGAACGCCCAGCGGGTGGAAGTCTCCGGCGGTATGCTCTTATAATCAGTCTGCCCTCCAGCGCGCTGGGGGGCGGCATTTGATGCGCTTTCTTATTCCGTAACATTCTTTCCGCACTTTGCCATCGCTCGCATTGTCGGGTTGGTTTAGAATCCATGAATTAATATTACTAATATATCACTTCACCCATCTAATTAAGGATTTCCTTAATTTAAATGTAATAAATATTGTGAATGCGTAATGGTGACGATAAGGCATGTAACCATTCATTGTTATGATATTTCATTAATCCCCTCCATCGGTAAAATGCCCCAGGCCAAACAGCGAGTTCTTATTTTATCTTGCTGATATTACCCTTCCCCCCCTCATTTTATCGGGCGTTTTTTCGATGGAGATAAATCCATGCAGGTAATCATGTTTGACAGGCAGTCGATATTTATTCATGGAATGAAAATTGGCCTTCAGCAACACATTCCTGAAATTGATATTTTTGGTACCTGTCAGGCAGAGCAACTCTGGCAGAAGCTGACGGCGCATCCGGAAGCTCTGCTGATTCTGGATGGCGATATGCACAGTGAATTTTGCTGCTGGTTGTTACAGGAAAAACAGCTACGCTTTCCGCAAACTCAGGTGCTGCTGATTGTTTCTGATGATAGCAAGAGCTGGCTGCAGCGCGTGCTCTCCTACAATGTGCGCGCGATTGTTCAGCGCGAAGAGAGTCTGCAAACTTTTGCCCAGGCGATTAACAGCATCCTGCTTGGGCTGCTTTGTTTGCCTGGTGATTGGTTAATGACCGCAGAAACCCGGGATAATAAATTGGTTCATTTGAGCCATCGTCAGCGTGAGATTCTCCAGTTGCTGGCTGCGGGAGATTCGAATAAAGAGATTAGCCGGGCTTTAAATATTAGCGCCGGTACAGTAAAGGCTCATCTTGAGTCGTTGTATCGCCGACTGGATGTGAAAAATCGTACTCAGGCGGCGATGGTGTTTAATGGCGTCAGCGAAACTTAATCTACTGCAACGGAAAATCTTACACACTCTTCTTGTCGTTGCTGATGGCCGCTGCGGATATTTCTCCACACGGCCAGCGCTTGTGCAAATCGCTGCTGGTTGAGGTGAGTCAAAATAGTATTGAGTGTGGGAGACGACGGGCCACAGCTAAAGGCTAAAGAGACCAGCGCATCGTATTGTGATTGATTGAGCTGAATTTTGAGGTTCCGCTGGAGTTCCCGTTGGCATTGCAGGAGATCCACGATAAGTAAAGTATCCGCGACCTCCCGCGTAAAGTGACTGAAGATTTCATAGTCATTGAGAACATGGCCGTAGCCAATCACGCGCAGGCCGTTCTCATCCCAATAGGGGTCGAGCGCTAATCCTTGAACTTGTTTAATAAAGTTCAGACCCTGCGGGCTTAGCAACGGTTTCAGTGGGGACATTTGGGCTTCCTCTGTTTCTGGCCTGCAGTGTAGAGGAAAAGTTGATCACTCCCTATTCGCCAGATGGCCCAGGCTGGTTGTAATCGTGACGCAGCAGGCCAAATAGCCAGTCATTATGCCAACGACCGTTGAGCCAATAACATTCGCGTAGCTCGCCTTCCTGCCGAAATCCAACCTTCTGTAGCAAGCTTTTTGACGCCTGATTGCCCGCGGTGACGGTTGCGGTGAGCCGCCTGATGCCGCCTGCGGAGAAGGCGTAATCGCACAGCGCGCGCAGGGATTCATAGCCGTAACCTTTGCCCTGCGCCTGGGGAGCAAACAGAAAGCCTACTTCGGCGCTATCGTTTGTGTGGTGATGGTATCCGGTGAAGCCAAGGGGCGAGTGAGTCTGTCGATCGCGTACCACCAGGCACAGCCAGTGGGCAGCGCCGGGCGACCATACAGGCAGGCGTGAATCAAAAATCTCGCGAATTTCAGCCACTGAACGAGCATCGGAGACGTAAAGCATCACCTGAGCGTCTTGTTGCAGAGAGAGAAAAAGCGGCCAGTCATCGAGCTGCAGCGGTGAGCAGCGCAGGCGTGGAGTAAGGAGTTCAGGCATGATAAGGCTTCCGGCGAAAGTCGATGTCAAGAACATAGCAGGACATCGACTCCGGGAATAGTGACCGGCTACGAAGGTTCGCCGTACAGACCGATTAACCGCCGCACCACGCCGTTGGTCCAGCCGAAGCCATCCTGGAGCGGATATTCCCCGCCGCCGCCCTCATGCGGCGTGGCGCTGGCAATATGGTACTTTTCAATCAGCTTATGGTGCCGTTTGTAGTAATGGTTCACCGTTTGCAGCCAGCTTTGGGCAATCTCGTCACCCAGCGGGTCCTGACCGTACATTTTAAAACCCTGCACCGCCATCCACTGAAGCGGCGCCCAGCCGTTGGGTTTATCCCACTGCTCGCCGCTTTCATACTCGGTCGCCATGATGCCGCCGGGAGTCAGCAGGCGTGCGCGTACCGCATCGGCGAGCTGGTCAGCTTGTTCATGGGTCGCCATGCCGACGTACAGCGCAACGATGCTGGCGGCAGAGAAGAGCGCCAACTGCTCGCGACGCCAGTCGTAATCGCGAAAGCAGCCGCTCTCGTCGTCCCATAGGTAGCGGGTGACTGCCGCCCGGCGGTCATTGGCCTTCTGGCGAAAAGCTGCTTCCGTCTCGCGATCGCCCTTCAGGCCAGAAAGATTGGCGATGGTGTTTTCCAGCTTGAACAGCAAGGCGTTCAAATCAATGGGGATAAACTGAGTGGTGCGGATGCTCGCCAGTCGGGTAACATCGCGCAGCCAGCGGCTGGAGTAATCCCAGCCGGATTCCGCCCCGGCCCGCAGGTCGCGGTAAACCTCGTTCGGCGGTCGCCCGGAGCGTTTTGCTGTTTCCACATCTTCACGCCAGGATTCGTCGCGCGGCGTATCGCGATCGTCCCAGTAGCGGTTCAGCAGCGAGCCGTCCGGCATGCGCACCACGTGGCGATAGGCCTGGTTAGGTATCAGCGATTCCGCGCCGTCCATCCAGAAGCGATATTCCATTTGCAGATGGTCAAGATAACGTTTTGCGCCGCGCACGCCATCCTCCTCGAACAGTTCGACCATCAGCGCGAAGACCGGCGGCTGCGAGCGGCTGAGATAGTAGGTGCGGTTGCCGTTAGGGATATGGCCATACATTTCAATCATCCACGCGAAGTTGTCGGCCATGCATTTCAGCAAATCTTCCCGGCCGCTTTCCGCCAGCCCCAACATGGTGAAGTAGGAGTCCCAGTAATAGGTTTCGCTGAAACGCCCGCCGGGTACGATGTAGGACTGGGGTAACGCCAGCAGTGATGACCAGGGAATATGATCCTGCGGTTCGCGGGTGAGGATCGGCCACAGATTATCGATATGCTCTTTAAGCGATCGCTTGGGATCGGAGACATAATCCTCGGCGCGGTCGTCCGGCAGCCAGAAGTGTTCTTCAACGAACTGGCGTAAATCAAAGTCGGGCGTGCGTCTCACGCGACGATAGTGGATCAAGATATCCAGCGGATCCTGCTTCGGCGCGCAGTCAGGGAAGGTTTTGCTATCGATGAAAATACGTGATTTTTGCACGTGGGCGAACAGTTCCAGATAGCGGTCCGCCGGGGTCAGGGCGTCCGAGGCGGGCAGCCCTTCGATGATCTCCGGTTCAGGTTCGGCGTCGAACATTTCATCCAGTTTTAACTCATACGGATCGGCTTCGTAGCACAGATCGTTTTCGATCCTCAACTCGTCGTCATCAACGTTGCGTAATTTCTGGCTGAACATAGTTATGCGGGCCTCCGGATTGCGTCTGTAGAGGATGCCGGGCGCGCCCGACCTATCTATTAAGCGTAGACATTCGCAGCGGGATGCGGGAGGTAAAGTGTGCGGTAGATCACGATTTTCGCTGAGCAGTGGCAACCAGCTATAACTTTAATTATCTGATTTTATGCATTAAAAATATTTAATCGCTCCGATTTCACGAGAGAAATTCGGAGCAATCGTTTTGCAACAAAATCTAAATTCTTTTTGCCTGGAACAGCGAAAGATTATTCCCACGCGGCTTCCAGCATCTCCAGCAGCTGTTCGCTGGTCAGCATCACCGGGTTAGCCTTCATCGATGATGAGCTGCTGGCGGCGAGCGCCGCAGGCTCCAGGGCGTCGCGCGGTACGCCGAGATCGTGCAGATTGCCCAGACCCGCGCGCTGGCTCCACTCTCGCAGGCTCTCCCAGGCGTTGCTCGGCTCAACATCCAGCCCGGCGGCCAGCCATTGCCGCACCTCAGCAAAGCGTTGTTTGATTTTCTCATCGCTAATCTGCGCTTCATTCAGCGCCAGGCCGAAGGGTAGCAGGCTGCCGCAAAGCGCGCCGTGGGCGGCATTGCTTAGGCCGCCCAGCGGACCAGCCAGGCCGTGGATCACGCCGAGTCCGGCATTGGCCAGCGCCAGACCGCCGCACAGGCTGACCCACGCCATCTCGTCGCGGCTATCCGGGCACTCTTTTTCCATTAGCGTTTTGAGGGCCTTAATGCCGCGCGGGATCGTCTCCCGGCACAGCGCATCGGTAAAGGGATTGGTACGGGTGCAGAGGTATGGCTCGATCACCTGGGTGATGGCGTCGAGGCCGGAAGCTAACGTCACTGCTCGCGGTGCGTTGTCAGTGAGCGATGGGTCAACAATCGCCAGGTCCGGCAGCATACGATCGTCGCGCAGGCTCACTTTACGCTGCTGTTCGGGGACGTTAATCACCGCATTTTTCGTCACCTCCGCTCCTGTGCCAGCGGTTGTGGGGATAGCGACGAACGGTAGCGGGTTAGCCTCTAACACGCGCCCGGTACCAACCACCTCCAGATACTCGAGAGCCGCTCCCTGAGCCGGAACCAGCGCCGCAATCGCTTTGCCTGCGTCAATCACCGCGCCGCCACCGAGACTGACCACCGCCCCGATGCCCTTTTCCCGCGCCAGGCGAACGCCCTGTTCAATATCCTGTAAGCAAGGTTCATGGGCGATAGATAGAGTGGTGACGTCAAGCTGATGCGCGCGCAGTTCCGCCAGCAAAAACTCAGCGCGTTGCAGGCTGGCGCCGTGAACCAGCAGTATCTGCGCGGAATGCCCGGCGAGCCAGGGGGCTGCGCTACGAGCAAGGCCGCGTCCAAAGCGGATATTGCCCGGTGTTAAAACGTTAAAAGGGGTCAACATGTCGGGTACCTGTTCTGGAGAAAAATCCTGCAATCCACTATACACATTATCCAGATGTACACGTGTTGCGGTTGGAGTATTGTGAAACAACCATCTCTTTTGATTGCGGAATTGCTGACAATGATAAAAATACTGGGCAAGCGCTCATCAATTAACGTGCGTAAAGTGCTGTGGACCTGTGAAGAGGCAGGGCTGGATTATCAGCAGGAAGATTATGGGAGTGGGTTCCAGTCAATCGAGACGCCTGAGTTTCGTGCCCTTAACCCGAATAGCCTGGTGCCGGTGCTGCTGGATGATGACTTTGTTTTGTGGGAGTCGAACAGTATTTGCCGCTACCTGGCGCGTAAAGCGGGGCGGGAAGACCTGCTCCCCAGCGCACCGCAGGCTGCCGCTGAGGTTGAGCACTGGATGGACTGGCAGGCGACGGAGTTTAACAATGCCTGGCGCTACGCTTTTATGGGGCTGGTGCGCAAGGATCCACGCTTTCAGGACCCGGCGGCGATTAAAGAGAGTATTGCCGCCTGGACCCGCTGCGTGCAGATCGTTAATGCGCAGCTTCAGCAGACCAGAGCATGGGTCACCGGTAGCCAGTTTACCCTCGCGGATATTGTCCTTGGCCTGTCGGTGCATCGCTGGAAAATGACGCCGTTCGCCCATCCGGAAATGGCGGAAGTCGAGCGCTGGTATATGGCGCTGAATCAGCGTTCGGCGTTTAAGCGCCATGGGAATAATGGCGTGGCGTAAATATAAAAAAGAAGCTCCAGGGAGCTTCTTTTTATCGACCAATGAGTGCCTTACCTTAGCGCATCGTCACAAATTCTTCCGATGCCGTCGGGTGAATCGCCACGGTATTATCGAAGTCTTTCTTAGTCGCGCCCATTTTCAGCGCCACCGCGAAGCCTTGCAGCATTTCGTCCATACCAAAACCGATGCCGTGAATACCGACAATCTTCTCTTCCGGGCCAACGCAGACCAGCTTCATGCGGCACGGCTGGCGGTGCGAGGTCACCGCGGTGTACATGGCGGTGAAAGAGGATTTATACACCTTCACTGCGTCATCACCGTACTGCTCGCGCGCCTGCGGCTCGGTTAAGCCGACGGTGCCGATAGGCGGATGGCTGAAGACCACGGTCGGGATGTTGCTGTAGTCCAGATGCTCGTCCGGCTTGTTGTTAAATAAGCGCTCGGAGAGACGACGACCGGCGGCAACCGCCACTGGGGTCAGCTCAACGGCACCGGTATTATCGCCAACGGCGTAAATGCCAGAAACGTTGGTATTCTGGAATTTATCGACGACGATATAGCCTTTATCGTTGGTTTTCACACCTGTAACGGCGAGGTTGAAGTTATCGTTTGCCGGTTCGCGACCAATCGCCCAAATCAGGCAGTCGACGGTCTGGCTGCGGCCATCTTCCAGCTCCAGGGTCAGGCTGCCATCGGCATTCTTGACCACCGCTTTCGGAATGGCGTTGGTGTGCAGCTGCGGGCCTTCGGCGTTCATCACTTCGACCAGCGTCTCGACGATCAGCGGATCAAAGCTGCGCAGCGGCGCGTGTTTACGCACAAACAGGTGAGTTTGTGCGCCCAGGCCATTAATCACGCCCGCCAGCTCAACGGCGATATAGCCTGCGCCAACCACCGCAACACGTTTCGGCAGCGCCGGCAGTTCGAAGAAGCCATCGGAATCGATGCCGTACTCGACGCCCGGAATATTCGGATGACTCGGACGGCCACCGGTGGCGATCAGGATATGATCGGCAGTGATCGTTTCACCATTCACTTCCACGGTTTTCGCATCGACAAAGCGCGCGAAGCCCTTAATCACATCGACTTTGTTTTTACCCAGCACGTTATCGTAAGAGGTGTGGATACGGTCGATATAGGCGCTACGGCTGGCGATCAGTTTGTCCCAGTCGAAGTTATTGATGGTGGCATCAAAGCCGTAATCCGGGCCATACAGATGGATTGCTTCGCGGATCTGCGCCGCATGCCACATGACTTTCTTCGGCACGCAGCCGACGTTCACGCAGGTGCCGCCCAGGTCTTTGGCTTCAATCAGCGCGCACTTCTGTCCATACATTGCCGCACGGTTGATGGAGGCGATGCCGCCGCTGCCGCCGCCGATAGCGATGTAGTCATAATGTTTGGTCATGGCTCTGGTCCTTATTATTGAATGGCCGCGATTGTAGCGCGAGGCGTAAAAGGTTCCACCGATGGTTGCGATTACTCTGGCACGATCCAACTGACCGTTGCGTGGCCGATACCGTTCGGTACCAGTTTCTTATGCAGCCACGGCAGCACGTTGTTCATCTGCTGCTCCAGCTTCCACGGTGGGTTGATGACGATCATCCCGGAGGCGGTCATGCCGCGCTGATCGCTGTCCGGGCGTACCGCCAGCTCAATTTGCAGAATTTTGCGAATGCCGGTGGCTTCTAACTCTTTGATCATGCGCTTAATCTGTGCTCGCAGCACCACCGGATACCACAGCGCGTAGGTACCGGTCGCAAAGCGCTTGTAGCCTTCATGAATACCGGTCACTACCGCCTGGTAGTCGCTTTTGATTTCGTAAGGCGGGTCGATAAGCACTAGCCCACGGCGAGAAACGGGCGGCAGCTTAGATTTAAGTTGCTGGTAGCCATCGGCTTTTTCCACGCGGGCGCGGTCGTCTTTCTGAAACTCGGAGCGCAGCAGCGGGAAATCGCTCGGGTGCAGCTCGGTCATCTGTAGGCTGTCATGCTCGCGCAGCAGCTGACGGGCAATCAGTGGGGAGCCCGGGTAGTAGCGCAATTGACCGCTGCGGTTGAAATGCTGGACGACGGAGATATACGGCTCCAGCTCGGCGGGCAGGTCATCCTGCTGCCAGATGCGGGCGATACCTTCAAGATATTCACCAGTACGCTCGGCGTGCTCGCCGCTCAGCTGATAGCGGCCTGCACCGGCGTGGGTATCCAGATAGAGAAACGGTTTTTCTTTCTCTTTGAGCGATTCAATGATCAGACTCTGAACGGTGTGTTTAAGGACGTCGGCGTGGTTGCCTGCGTGAAAGCTGTGGCGATAACTGAGCATGGATGTGGTGATTCCGGGAAGTAAACAAGATAACCGATAGTTTACCGCAGATCCGCCTGGATTACCGCCTCCGGCACCGGGCTGTTTCAATTACGAAAACATAACCGTGGCATAAAAACGTCAAGCAGAGGGGCTAGCGCCTTTCCCGGAGGCGGTGCTGCGCATCTGTTCGGGCTACAGGCCCGTGCGCTTTTCTGTCATTGCCCGGCGGCGCTTCGCTTGCGTGAGCCTACGGAGAACTCATAACCTGATGATATTGTGTGTTTTGTAGGCCGGGTAAGGCGCTAGCCGTCACCCGGCAAAAATACGGGCACTGTGTCTAAAACGGGTTTGTCATCAGTCTCAAGCGGGTCCTGAGACCCGCTTACTGGCTTACTTGTAGACGTCCGCGTTCGCGTGAACCGTTTTCTCGTTCTTCTCGCCTGCAATCACCACAAAATAGGTGCCGCCCAGCTCATCCGCTTTTTTCGACAGATCTTGTCTTGCATCCATCGGAGAGGTTGTTTTTGACGTCGTAATCGTACCAATTTTGGTCAGATTCAGTTTAGCCAACTCATCTTTTTGAATTTCCTTGGCAGCGAACGCGCCGAAGGACAGTGAACCAATCACCAGAGATGCAACAATACCTGTAACAAGTTTCATAGCCTCTACTCTCCATTAGGTTGTTTTTTTTAGGTCGCGGAGGCGACATGAAATAGTCAACCGCCGCAACAACCTAAGTATTGTCGGGCCCTGCGTTTTTACCATGTCCCGCTAAAAATATTTCCTGACCTGAGTCTTTAGCGCCACCAGCGTGGCGCAAAATTCCTGCGGATGAGAGATAAACGGCGCGTGGGCGGCTTTATCGAAGATGATGGATTGGCTCTGTGGCCACAACGCGTCGAGAACCGGCACGATTTTTCGCGGCACCAGACCATCCAGCCGACCGTACAGACGTAAAAACGGCAGCGTTAGCGCCGTCAGCGGCTGGCGTAAATCGGCGGTTTTGAGGATCTCCAGCCCGCCGTTTAGCACTTCTGGCGCAGGCATAGGCAGCGACAGCACCGTCTTCTTCAGCGCTCTGGCATCCTGGCGGGCGCTCTCGGTTCCCATGGTTTGCAGCGCCAGAAAACGCTCGACGGTGCGCTGAAAATCTTCACTCAGTTGCTGTTGAAAACCGCTCAGCACGTCGGGTTTGATTCCCGGCCAGCTATCGTGAGCGCTAAAACAGGG
This Klebsiella sp. RHBSTW-00484 DNA region includes the following protein-coding sequences:
- a CDS encoding LysR family transcriptional regulator → MDKIHAMQLFIRVAELESFSRAADTLGLPKGSVSRQIQALESHLGTRLLHRTTRRVQLTQDGMVYYERARDLLSNLDELDGMFQLDPSSISGRLRVDMPVSLAKRLVIPQLPGFLQQYPGIELELSSSDRLVDVVREGFDCVVRVGTLKDSGLIARPLGKLTQINCASPQYLTRFGYPQSLDDLADHALIHYASNLGVRPLGFEVVSDGVVRWVKTGGVLTVNSTETYQASCLAGLGIIQVPRTGVREMLRTGELIEILPHYRAEPLPVSLLYPHRRHLSRRVHLFMEWLGGLMKNYVD
- a CDS encoding SDR family NAD(P)-dependent oxidoreductase, with translation MTQRIALVTGGSRGLGKNAALKLAAKGTDIILTYHSNSQAALEVVAEIERTGVKAAALPLNVGDVSSFESFAQKVAELLQQRWQRDTFDYLLNNAGIGLNVAFAQTSEAQFDELMNIQFKGPFFLTQRLLPLLQDGGRILNVSSGLARFALPGYAAYASMKGAMEVLTRYQAKELGARGISVNIIAPGAIETDFGGGVVRDNAQVNQHIAAQTALGRVGLPDDIGDAIAALLSDDLHWMNAQRVEVSGGMLL
- a CDS encoding response regulator transcription factor, with the translated sequence MQVIMFDRQSIFIHGMKIGLQQHIPEIDIFGTCQAEQLWQKLTAHPEALLILDGDMHSEFCCWLLQEKQLRFPQTQVLLIVSDDSKSWLQRVLSYNVRAIVQREESLQTFAQAINSILLGLLCLPGDWLMTAETRDNKLVHLSHRQREILQLLAAGDSNKEISRALNISAGTVKAHLESLYRRLDVKNRTQAAMVFNGVSET
- the yhjD gene encoding inner membrane protein YhjD — encoded protein: MTPENDAQRPTQDLGQQPEKNKSTLAAINDSSVAKKANQALKSVTGTAEKVQRNPIIAHLIRAAERFNDRLGNQFGAAITYFSFLSMIPILMVSFAAAGFVLASHPTLLQDIFDKILLNVSDPMLAATLKNTISTAVQQRTTVGIVGLLVALYSGINWMGNLREAIRAQSRDVWERTPQDQEKIWVKYFRDLISLVGLLVALVITLSITSVAGSAQQMIISALYLDSIEWLKPAWRLIGLAISIFANYLLFFWIFWRLPRHRPRRKALIRGTLIAAIGFEIIKIIMTWTLPALVKSPSGAAFGSVLGIMAFFYFFARLTLFCAAWIATAEYKDDRRMPGKTHD
- a CDS encoding MFS transporter yields the protein MQATATTLDNAQETVPVNSRNKVVVASLIGTAIEFFDFYIYATAAVIVFPHIFFPQGDPAAATLQSLATFAIAFIARPIGSAVFGHFGDRVGRKATLVASLLTMGISTVVIGLLPGYETIGIMAPVLLALARFGQGLGLGGEWGGAALLATENAPPRKRALYGSFPQLGAPIGFFFANGTFLLLSWLLTDQQFMEWGWRMPFIFSAVLVIIGLYVRVSLHESPVFAKVAAAKKQVKIPLGTLLTKHVRVTVLGTFIMLATYTLFYIMTVYSMTFSTAAAPIGLGLPRNEVLWMLMMAVIGFGVMVPIAGLLADAFGRRKSMVVITTLIILFALFAFKPLLGSGNPVLVFAFLLLGLSLMGLTFGPMGALLPELFPTEVRYTGASFSYNVSSILGASVAPYIAAWLQGNYGLPAVGLYLAAMAALTMIALLLTHETRHQSL
- a CDS encoding GNAT family N-acetyltransferase; this encodes MPELLTPRLRCSPLQLDDWPLFLSLQQDAQVMLYVSDARSVAEIREIFDSRLPVWSPGAAHWLCLVVRDRQTHSPLGFTGYHHHTNDSAEVGFLFAPQAQGKGYGYESLRALCDYAFSAGGIRRLTATVTAGNQASKSLLQKVGFRQEGELRECYWLNGRWHNDWLFGLLRHDYNQPGPSGE
- a CDS encoding lysozyme; translation: MSPLKPLLSPQGLNFIKQVQGLALDPYWDENGLRVIGYGHVLNDYEIFSHFTREVADTLLIVDLLQCQRELQRNLKIQLNQSQYDALVSLAFSCGPSSPTLNTILTHLNQQRFAQALAVWRNIRSGHQQRQEECVRFSVAVD